TCGAAGAGACGCTTTACAGCACACATTCCATGAGAAGAACAAAACCTTACCTGATCTACAAGAAAACCAAGAATCTCCGGGTGATCCAACTTCTGTTGGGTCATAAGAAACTGGAAAGCACAGTCCGTTATCTGGGCATTGAAGTCGATGATGCGTTAGAGATTTCTGAATCGATTGAAGTCTAAGGTTATCAGGGCTGCAACAGCAGCCCTGTGCCAGAAGCGGACTTTTTAAAAATATTGCGTGCCCAACAATTGGGCGCAGGTCACATCAAGTACCCTCAGAATTATAGAGAATACCTGAAATTTTTGTAGAGCGAGGTTTGTTACCCTGCCCGACCAGCGACATGTGGTTAGTTTAGTGATCAGAAATGTCGAGCGTTTGGTCGTTCATTGACGCGGGATCTTCCAACGGTTCCACATGAGTGGTGATATGGATAAAAGGCAGTGCGGTGCGGATATCATTCTCTATACGCTCGGCCCAGTCGTGCCCATATTGAACAGTCCATCGCCCAGGAACTAGGATGTGCATTGTCATAAACGCCCGCCCGCCAGCCTGGCGTGTACGTAGTGCATGGAAATCAAGCCCCTGTTCACGATATCCTGCCAGCAGTGACTCGATTTTTTTGAGTTCTTCCGTGGGTAGCGATACGTCCATCAGACCTGCAGCTGAACGACTCATAAGCTGATAACCAGTCCAAACGATGTTGGCTGCGACCAGCAATGCAACGATCGGATCGACCCAAAACCAGCCGGTCAGATAAACCAGTCCGACACCAAAAATGACACCGACCGACGTCCAGACATCGGTCAGCAGGTGATGAGCATCTGCCTCAAGAGTGATAGAGTTGTGCTGCCTGCCAGCCCTTAACAAAATGCGAGCCGTCACAAAATTAAGGATTGATGCGACTGTTGAAACCAGTAATCCGAGACCAATCTCCTCAAGCGGCTGTGGAGTTAACATCCGCTCAACTGCGGTATAGGCGATACTGGCTGCCGCCAATAGGATCAGAAATCCTTCGAAAGCACTCGAGAAATATTCGGCTTTGCCGTGCCCATATGCATGGTTCTCATCGGCCGGAAGCGCAGCCAAGGTCAGCATCCAGAGCGCCATTAGGGCTCCTGCGAGGTTAACTACGGATTCGATGGCATCAGATAGCAGACCGACCGAACCGGTCATTTTCCACGCCACACCTTTGAGTCCGATAGTGGCAATAGCCGTGGCAATGGAAAGCCAAGCGTAGTGCGTCAGCGGACGAGGTAACCCTTTTGTTTTAGTCATTATTAACTTCCTAAAATAGGACGACTAACTCACATTTCTATCCATGATAGATAATTAAACAATCATTTCGCCATGAATATTTTTTCGTTTTTATTAAATTTAATTAAAAAGTCTCTGCAAGTGCTGTTTCATCTTCTAGTAAACTAAATTTTATTTTTAGGGTTTTCTTCAACTTGAAGTAATATTATCTCACAACAGATTAGTCACTTAGGTTAACTGAGCGGCTTTTATATTTTTCAATTAAAATATGCAAAACTCCCATTGCACCATGTGCATAAAAATAGACCTCAATGAAAGTAGTAAAGAACTTATGCCAGTGGATTACTGTTTCAGCCAGATTTGACTGCATGGTATTCAACAAGAACCATAGGCCACCTGAAAGTGCTACAATTAGCAATGCTAGAACTCCAAATCCTTGGATTGTACTGGCAATACCTCCCGAATGTGCATCGGGCAGTCGGAAACTAGTCAACGTTTTTATATCTTGCTTAATACCACTAAAGTCAAGCCCTACCCATGAAAAATAATAAGTAAAACCTCTTTGAGTAAGCATCCAACTTAACAT
Above is a window of Lelliottia jeotgali DNA encoding:
- a CDS encoding Cobalt-zinc-cadmium resistance protein; translated protein: MALWMLTLAALPADENHAYGHGKAEYFSSAFEGFLILLAAASIAYTAVERMLTPQPLEEIGLGLLVSTVASILNFVTARILLRAGRQHNSITLEADAHHLLTDVWTSVGVIFGVGLVYLTGWFWVDPIVALLVAANIVWTGYQLMSRSAAGLMDVSLPTEELKKIESLLAGYREQGLDFHALRTRQAGGRAFMTMHILVPGRWTVQYGHDWAERIENDIRTALPFIHITTHVEPLEDPASMNDQTLDISDH